Sequence from the Primulina huaijiensis isolate GDHJ02 chromosome 16, ASM1229523v2, whole genome shotgun sequence genome:
CACTAACAGATTCAACATCTCCCTCACCCTCTGTGAGTTTAGGAGCATCCTCAGACAAGAATCCGGCCATGTTCAGCATCGTCAAGTAGAACAGCATCTTCTGCTGCCAACTTTTGAAGTCCACACCAGTGAACTTTTCATGCTTTTCACCGTGACTGGCTGGGACAGCAACCGCAGCAGCACGTAGGGTAACATGAGGGACAACTTTAGCCACAGTAGGGACAACATAACCAGGTTCCCTTTGCACGCTGGTTTCAGTAGCCATATCTGAAACAAACCACGTAATGAGTAATCTGTTTTAAGtttgttagaaaaattgctaacTACAATAGCGTAGAAACGAATTTGTAGAGATAAAGCAATAATCGAAACAGCtgtgatgtttacagtatgactatcgtgtaaaagaaagcaaaaccaaaccgagacctgtagcatgtacagtttccttaaaacagattcttCTCCTCCTGTATATGCTTCGAGGATcgtcttggacgtctgtttcccaggatacaatgGAACAAtcagcagtgacttagcacgagacactactactgcgaactgaaaacgtacctttactttatcaccgagatttaacggagtccaaatgaaaagctaacaatatgaatgaaagagaaaagattttcatgtacttaaaatgaggaaatgaacaccACTATTTATAAGTCTCAAAATGCACAtcaagagtcatgcaagattaattaactcaattaatcttcccattaactcaagaatatgaagagtcaaaactcttcaattaactcaagaatgtgaaGAGCCAAAAGATTCTCTCACATTCAttagacataatttttattcattcttttaatttattttaaatttccaaCAGCTTATCCTGAATTGGAGTCAATCCCTCCAGTAAAAGCTAAGTGAGCAGATCTTGAACATCTGGGAAAGATTCTAGAACTACTGATTAATGATAGCAAGTTCGGTGTTTCTAATAATCAAACTGATAAGAAAATTGCAGAACACGGATTGTTCGTTAGATAGATCATATTCATGTTGATCTTGTTTCCTTACAAAAACAATTCGTCCAATTCAAGGGAACTTGATTTATTCTAAAGCTATTATAGTGATTAATTACAATAAACTAGAAAACAGTCAGCAGAAGAATCATCAATAACTTTCTGAGAAGATTGATAATGCGTAAGACTCCTTCATTGCTCagatcttaaaattatttaagtATGTAAAGGAGGTTTATGCCAAAAAGGTGGAAAGACCTGAAAATTCAAATGCAAGGGACGCCAGGAATATGCATCCTAATCCAGAACCCCCagaattatttttaagattGAGTTGTATTTGATTTCTAATGATTGGTTTAAAGCGGATTTAAATTATATTGTGCATAATTACGGCATCGCAAAAAAAGATGAAATTGTTAagtaattataagttttggttATGTGTcctaagtaaaaaaaaatgagatattaaaattcatcaaaaatgaaatttcattaATCCTAATTTCACCAGACCCCACACACTTATTTCAGAAGATCTATTAGGGTCTACCGAATTCAGAAACACTGTTTTTTTAATGACTtatcaatatatttttgttttctacttAATAGCATTATTGGTCATTGACCGAAGATTTCGGTTGGAAATAAATATAGAAAACGGATTAGGTCAAATTATAGTAAATGGATGATGAGTTAAGTATCGATCCCACAaagactaatatttaattagtagaattttatcacttaacttaagctagacaaaacaaataataaaagatgatatatgaattattagtctaaactattaaataaaataattgcaaCCAAAAACGACGGATTCAAAAATTAAGGAGAGattcaacttcaaataaagAACTAAGACACACAACGGTACCAAACTCTACTATATTGACACGTgtgaaaattcaattaattatttaattttttacaattagGGTGAAATCCTCAATTTATTCATTAAACGATTCCTCGAGTTAATAAACTTATTTAAATCTAACagtctaattatttttaattgaatttaattagatctGAATGCATTAGATCTttgtaaaatttcaattttcaccTAAAATCACACACTGAAattgaatattattttgtagtcaatttaaccatgtgttgatgATGTATTTGTTGCTATATTTAACCAATCAGGGGGATAAGCTTCATCGTCGAGAGGGAAACAGCCAGGATCACCAGCTAAGGCCCCTAAATGATCGCTCAGTGATAAAGGAGGTAGGGGTGCAGAGACAGCCAGGAGGTTTGCCTAGAAGCAGCCACCCTTGAAAGAGTGCGTAATAGATCACTGATCGAGCGCTCTTGCGCCGAAGATGAACGGGGCTAAGCGATCTGCCGAAACGCTCGGAGTTCGCTCCCAGAAATATAGCCATCCATGCCCCCTCACGTCAATCCCACGAGACCATCCCCATGGGGGTGGGGAAGGGAGAGCCCCAAAGCCTGCGCGTGAGATATCCAGCATCGGATGTTTGTACAGCAGTATCCACAACCACATATCTTTCCGGCTAAGGAATGGGAAATCGTCCGGTTCATGattaatcaacaaacatgtAAACAGTTGATCAAActattaacaagaaatattaaaataacattgataaataattaaaatcaaaaaaaaatttgaaaataaaccaAATATCAAACAAATTATTGTTTGGCCCTATTGTGGTCTTAGTATAAAGaaatttattccataaaattaaaacaaagcaAAGACACAATATTTGAATTCATAAGAATAAAATCTACGAAGGAATAAGAAAATCTTAGCGTGATTGGCATAATTCTTCATTTGAAGTTGTCTTCCTCCTCTCTCTCAAATTCTAAATTTCTTCTTCCTCCAAGTTCTTAAGGGAAAGTTTTCTACTGTCTCCCGCGTAGTCTTCTGCTTTCTCCCTTCCATTCTCTCTCCTCTCTTTCACTATTGCTCACTTCTCTGCCTATTCTTCTGTTCTTCTCTTCTCTTTTCCTCGTGTATGTTCTTTTATCTCaacttaatgggcctaactCTCCAAATCTTTGAAGCCTATGTCAAATTCAAAATTGTTGATAagattgtatatattttatttttaaaatgtgaagCTTCATCTTTATCAAGATGTGCACagattttcttccaaaacttcaATATTTTCAAGGTAATAAAATATGAGGTATTTTGTTGACTTTGAAGTCTTGTAAAATATCTTATCTCTAAAGCTAGACTTTTCCctcttttattcaaatatattaatattaattcaaataaatacataattagGGATAACTATGACAGAtaaacacaaatattataaaattaaatcccTAAAATGTCTATAAGATTTGAATTTATCAGTCGTACAGTATCACATTTGTTTCCTTAACAGGTGAATACATATTATCAGAATCAGAAAATCCAAATATCAGAGATGTTTAGAGTATACAAGACAAAAACTTATGACAGCTGGATATCAGTGTTCCAGGTATTTATTGAtgcataatatttttgaaataaggCAAATGACATGTGagattcaatattatttttgttatggcCTTAGTACAAATGAATTATAGTCGTTCAAATACGAACATTGcaaatcatctataaaaaaacaTCTCAAGATTTAGCAAATTTTCTCTACGCTACTATGATATGTTATCTATTCTATCTGAGATTCAAagtttttctgaaaaacttAAAATCACGTGCATAAAATAGATATCCGATGTATTTCAGAGATGTTGAATCTTTACTCCCAAGTGTTTCAAAGTTTGTATTGTATTTATGTGAGTTTTGTATTTGAAAAGAGTTTTCTGTTCAGAATCTTGTCaagttatgaaaatattttgctaAGACTTTCAATAGATAGTGTGTAAGTCATACTGAAGTATACCCTTACAAGTATTGTAAAAACAAAGTCTTCTATTTGAAATCTTTTGGAAACAGAAGGAGATAAGTAGAAGATATTCATCCTTCCAATTTCTATAAACAATCTTTGTGTTATTTACTTTCAGTTGTATTTTTCTTTTAGTGATTTGTTGTTCGTGGTTTACTGATTTTACCTTGGTTCGCAAAGTTCGATTGGACTTTTTCAGCACTGAATTTTCAGTTATCTATTGAACTTGGAAGACCAAAATCCAATTTCATCTACTAACACCAGTTAAGATCACTGTTATTCAGAAGAAAAAATTTTTTATGATGTGTTTATTCACCTTTTTCAAACACGTTCATCGATCTTAACACATAGCTTAGATTGCATTTATAGAATATTTTAACAATATTCTCATCTTTTAATCTTCGTCGATTCTATCCAGCTCGAGTTCATCTTGCCCAGTCACCAGCATGTATAAGGATAGAACACATCTCTGTCTGAGAAATTGTCTTATccaactcactcaattttcccCAGCAGTATCAAATAGATATATACACGCATATATGTAATATACTACGTTATTATGCATCAGTTATTTAACATAACTATTTTGGTAGTTTTGAGCGGATCGACAATAAAATCagtatatttaattaacttaaaattagtATATTTATAACTCACCTATAAACATTACATCTCAACATTCTTGTTTTTCAAGATTCTCGAAATTCAAAAGTATAAGacaattcatttttaatattaatcatattaaataattaaaaatgttaagAATTAATTAGATTGAAACATATTGTCTGTAGATGACTGAATGTTTTATTACTTTTCGATGTACACTGAGTAAACCCATAGAATAATATAATAGTTTGCAAACTACGTTAATCAGATAAATCGCACTGGATAATCTGTGACATGCCATGTAAATCGAAATCGTGGGCAGAGCATTATTGGGCCACCGGCTGTGTGAATGGCCACTTCGTTCACTTCGGCTCGAAGGGACCTTAGCATGGTGCTCGAGCAAAAACGATCCACTTCATGTGGTtcgcaaatattaaatttacaaCAGGACATTAGACGACACAACTAAAAGAAAATGAGATTAGCCATTTTTCTTATTCAAAGCCACACAAACATTAAACTTTTCAATTTTGGTTCTGATATCACCAAGGGAAATTTTACAAGCTAATTATCGAAAAGTTCAAGAGTCCATACTAAAACTGAGATCTTCTTGGACGATTTGTTCACATTTTACCACAATACCCTGTGCTTAATCGGCTGATATTTTGGATTCACCAACTTTAGAAGAGGTTGAAAAAACATGCCGTGTACAGATCCCTATTCATCTTTCCAAGAACAGAATGGAGGCGTCTCCGAGTTGAAAAAAGTGCTTCCCATGAAGGGACTTCTGTCTCCCTTGACCACATCAGCTAAAGAATCGAGCTCAGACATCTCTTGTTGAGTTAATATCACGGACAGAGATCCAAGGTTTTCGTTGAAGTTTTCGATCTTGGTAGTGCCTGGTATAGGGCAAACATCGGTTCCTTGGTGTTGTACCCAAGCTAATGCTATTTGTGACGGGGTGCAACATTTTCTTGTGGACATCACACAAATCCGCTCGTATACAAGCTTGTTAGCTTCAAAATTTTCTCCCTGGAATCTTGGAACATTCTGCATAATAGGATGTTACATTATAAACGCAGGTAGTTTTAGCTATTTAGGAGAGCTACCTTTATTCTTTAACACGGCCATGAAGAATGTAAAGAAATATGACATCAAGAATAAACTTGAAACATCCCACCACAATCAAATTGTAGATTAGACTTCCCCATCAAAATGTTGATGAAAACTCAAATTATCCCATCAAATGCATCATTTCATTGAACATGTTATAGGTCACAACACTAGTAAAATAATTGCCATGAAATAATGATTTATACAAGAGTTACTGCACCAAATCACCTTTACAGAGTACCCTAAATTATGAAGGGGGCTAATTCTCCCCATTACAGTAAGATATAGCACTGTCAGGCCAATAGATCGTGTACCTCCGCTGGGAATTCAAAATACGACAAAATGTTTTCTCTGTGCAGAAGACGGATGGATGGACTTCTTAGAATGGTTTCCATCCATTTTGGATCAGGAAAGTAGCATTATTATGAACATTAATGGGCCCCTCGACACTACCTCAGCGTAAAAGTATCAAAACGAACACTTCTTATTCTTAACCCATCAATTTGAATTTTTACTACCAAATCGTGCATTTTAGAAAGTTTATGAGGGATAAATCCATTTTCAGTGGGGCTAAATTGGTCTATAAGAGTTTAATACGCCCATATGTGACAGTCAGTCTACTGGTTCACAATACAATTTATAGTCATGATTCTTACTTAAGGTCATGCACTCATGTTAACTGAAGGATTGAGAAGANAGGAGCATGAGTTTGCTCATTCAAGTAATTAATGTGTTAAGATTTTTTCCATTCAGACTTGGAAGAAACCTTAATTGTTTACCTTGTAACAGTTTAGGAGTTTAGGAGCATCCTAAACTCTGTGAGTTTAGGAGCATCCTCANcccccccccccccccccccccccgagATTTCAATAGATAGATTTGGTTCCTTAGCAGTTAGCAGTTAACTAAGCATTGTGaattcaaatgatttaacaaGAAACAATAGAGAAGCTAGAATTAGGAACAAGTTGATGGATGAAAAGACCATGATTCTAGGAAAATTTTTAATGCGTAAATAATCAACAACGTCGTGGTTTTCTAAAGGGTCCCACAGTTGTGGGAATGCTCTAACCTTGCGGTAATCATTCTCTGGTAAGTTCTCTACCAATTTAGGACCCAATGAAAAGAAACCACGTCCAAGTGGACTGTATGAGACGATACCGATTCCCAGTTCACTGGAATTAATAAAACAGAGAGAAAACCAAATCAGGTTATTTTCTATACACTAGAACATTAGAAAATACGTGGACAGTAGCACACACAACATGTGTGTTTGTATCTGTgcgtgagagagagagagagagagacggGACTCACCGACAAGTTGGAACTATTTCTTCTTCTAAATCCCTAGACCACAAGGACCACTCATTCTGAACAGCGGTTATGGGATGAATGGCATGAGCTCTTCTGATTGTTGAAGCAGACGCCTCAGAGAGGccaacatattttattttccctTCTTCAACAAGTTTCTTTAGTTCTCCCATCTTGAAAGGCACGCAAAAGGATATGATATCAGAGACCCGCCACAAGATACAAGGCGAATAAAGCTTGGccataaatttcaaaacaaaacacTGTGATATCAAGTTAAATTACGGATATCGTATAACTTCAATTCCTTGACACTCGAATTTGCTAATCCAGGGCTATGATGTTTATGAGTGAATGTAGGCCTATAAAGCCAGATATATCCCAAGACTTTTATGAATCATAACCCATCATTATCTTGGTTATTTGTTCACACTTTCCATGGCATCAGTGAAACTGTGAAAACATGACTATCACGGGAAACAGAATATCGAAAAATGGAAACAGAACATATAATTGGCCATGATCAAAAAACAAACATAAGTAGAATTATTCCAAGGTTGTGGCTAAAACAGGCAAAGGTTTTTGTTCATCCCCAAAAATTATGTCGTAGCTAAAGTTGGGTACTCTGAGTATAAACTATTGGGTCTACATCTCTTTCACTAATTATTTAGCCCCAAACAcatacaacatcttgaatttcttcattaTGCTATTACTTCGGCATATGCCAATCCTGCTTAATGCAAGATTTCTGTTCTTCCAACAAATCCAAAAGCTCAATCAGCGTACCGAAAACTATCAACAAAAAACACATAACTTGGAGCAAATCATCTTACTTACAagtatatataacaaaaaagtACGGAGAGACAATAGTTGCACATTATACTTGTAAACTTTCCTCTTAAGATATCATCTAGTTAACATTGCTCACCGTGACTTCAATAGGCAAACGGGTATCAATCCGATGAACATAATAGAGATCAATGCAATCAATATCAAGACGCTTCAAGCTCGCTTCACATGAGGCTCTAACATATGCAGGATCACCACGTGCTTCCATCTTCCCATCCTTGAATGTTATCCCAAACTTGGTAGCTATCTGCACTTTTTCCCTCAATACTCCTTTCAGAGCCTACACTTGTTAAAAATGCTCAATTTCAGACAATTTATGATTCAGTCAAACCCCAAAAAAAGAAGTAAGTTGGGCAACACTGCGTTTTTaatcttgaaaaaaattatcataatattctATGCAGCAATCTGCACCACTACAGtttaaatcatacaaaaaaCGGCAACTTTGAAGCCTGGTTGTGTCACAAATGCAAACCAAATATATACCAAGCTTTTCAAATACCAATTGGTTAGTAAATAACTCCATTGTTGAAGTAAACAACTCTCTCCCATTTTTCAAATTGATAGCCAAACCTAAATTATATACGCAAATTGATGATAATCCCACAATCagacatattaaaaaataaaacaaacccAACACCATGTGCTTTTCAACAAACGAAATAGCAAAAACACCAAAAGCGAAGGAAAGAAGAACACAAAACCTTGCCGACCAGAATCTCGTTCTTGTGGGGGCCATAGATGTCTGCGGTATCAAGAAACGTGACGCCGGAGTTGATGGCATGGTGGATGACAGAAATCATTTCGGGCTCGGCCTTCGGTGGCCCGTCACCAGATGACATTCTCATGCAGCCCAGCCCTTGTTTGGATACTTCCAATCCCTGTGAACCCAGCTTGATTTTGTCCACAGTCCCTGCCATTAGATCTCTCGTCCTTCGCTGGGAAGAAATGGGATGACTGAGCTATGGAGTAGGCGGAGACAGAACCCACTTCctcttgaaatatatatttgtctCTGAAGAATTGTTTTCATCGACCAACCATTTCATAGGTTACAATGACGTATATTCGAGTTCGATAATCATTGGAAgctcaaattttttaatattttggatCGTATTCAATTTGATTTAAGATTAAGGTTAGGTTCGAGGTAGATTCGAAATATTAAAACATGttctatttgaaaataaataaaaacttaaatatatttatttgagtcatctctgtaaaattcatttctcaaTTCGAGTCAAATtcgaacaaaaaaatattaaaattttcattcttttaaTCAAACTCGACCTCCATTTTACCTAAGTTTAGCCTAGTTGGATCCTCAAAACTTTATTTATATTCACTTAGATTCAATTCGATTACGCATTACTTAGGGCATCTCCAACCGTCCTCCATAAGAGGAAGAAATCTTCTCCAACCGTGCTCTATTTGTTTTCTCTATTTTAGATTATGCAACAGTGATCCTCTATTTATTGAGTATCACTGTTCATATAGAGGATTGAAAACGAGTGAGAAATAATTAcaaaatagatattttaaaaattgcaatatagtccttttgaaaaaaaattgaaaaaatatcattGTTCTCGATCGACTGATggcttgaagaagaaaagatcgACCAACACACAAACTTGGTCGACTCACACACCCACACTTAGGTCGACCAAAATAGATTTGGTCatgctttggtcgaccaaccaAAGCACCATCCCAGATGTTGAAATGGCACGTGATGAGCATGCTCGATTTCAAGAGTTTCTTGCACGCCAtcgtaaaataaaagataaatcgGCTCACTGTGCACTCCGAGATGCTCTTATTGACCATTTGTGGGTGGAGTACAGTAATTCAGAATATTAGTAATTTTAATGGTCAATTTGTGTGTTGTTCTTTAAATCATATGTGTCGTTTATGTTTATCTTGATATCTATTTTATGTCCCCGTATGATGAATGTTGTCTCTTGTTTAcaatttgatgaaaaaataaatgtattgttttaaatatatcAAGTCGAATACACATGTAGTTGTGTTATGTTTAgcgaattaattaagtttagttaaataaaaaattatgaaattaattaattatatgtgtgtgtatgtgtattcgaaaatgaaataaattaaaaaaaagtatttgaTAATATTTAGAGGATATCggttgaaaatgaaataaattaaagaaatagagTATTTGATCATATTTAGAGTATATGggttgaaaatgaaataaatagaGTATTTGATCATATTTAGAGGATATGGGTTGgagaagtttttgaaaatagagATCATGGATCTCTATTTTGGATGATAGAGAATGAAAAATAGAGAATATGGATTGGAGATGACCTTAAGCATCTCATGTGAAATTATTCTAATGCATGCTTGAAAattggaatttttattttcattctcaattggTCCAAAGATGTTTCAATATAGACAACGAACGTGAATGAATCGAGCCATCtcatgataataaaaaaaaatatttgatttattataaaataaaaaattttatgaaatcgtctcacatgtatattttgtgagatgagtTTACTACCTAAACcgatctatgaaaaatattgttttttttttttatgttaaatgtgttgcttcacatatatatatatatatgttttatatatttttatatattatattatatatatattttttatatatatatatataagtgagTTCGCCTCACTTGAGCCCAATGATTAATTAAGAGCTAAGTGAATTAATTAAGATTTTATTAATTGAAATTGTCCTAATATTTGAGATTTGGTCGAATGATAAAGGAAAATGGATAGTAGTAGACACGACGGCCCTGAAATTTGGCAATCATTTGAGGATAATTTTGGGATAATATAAAAGTAAATATTAGAGCTAAAATAACCCACAAATATTGAATCATACTGGACTGGATCAATTTTAGTAACTCGCATTGTTTggatcaaatttatttaaataaacaattgGAGTTTATTACTTCAAAAAATAATCAAGGCAtcctaaaatattttggaagttGATATCAACTGAGATACAATGATAATGGACAAAGAAAAGCTCGGAAACAAAGTCAGAAACATCAAAATAACG
This genomic interval carries:
- the LOC140961780 gene encoding auxin-induced protein PCNT115-like, which translates into the protein MAGTVDKIKLGSQGLEVSKQGLGCMRMSSGDGPPKAEPEMISVIHHAINSGVTFLDTADIYGPHKNEILVGKALKGVLREKVQIATKFGITFKDGKMEARGDPAYVRASCEASLKRLDIDCIDLYYVHRIDTRLPIEVTMGELKKLVEEGKIKYVGLSEASASTIRRAHAIHPITAVQNEWSLWSRDLEEEIVPTCRELGIGIVSYSPLGRGFFSLGPKLVENLPENDYRKNVPRFQGENFEANKLVYERICVMSTRKCCTPSQIALAWVQHQGTDVCPIPGTTKIENFNENLGSLSVILTQQEMSELDSLADVVKGDRSPFMGSTFFNSETPPFCSWKDE